gtcagaTGCCCTGGTGACAGGCACTATTTTACAGAGGTGAAGGCAGATTCTGAAACACGCTTTGGGGTCCAGATTTTGTCTCGTTTATCTAAATGTTGTTTCAATGCAGTTTAGAAATGCCTTAAACCTCCCATCTCTGCGGGAAGGTGGTTTGACCTACCCTTCCACCAGGTCCCTGGTTAAACTCTGTCCTCAGCCCAGATGCTTGCTGGGAGGCAGCGTGCTGGGGGGACAGTCCTGGCCCAGGAGTCTGGCAGGCTGCACCCAACCCTGGCTTTACCACTGACTTACCACGGGACCTTGGACAAAGCCCTTAACCTCGCTGAGCCTCGGATCCCTTGCCTGCAGCCCCTGAGGATCCCTTTCCAATTCTCGATTTCACAGGTAGAGGCTTCCCGATCCCTCTGTGTCATGGCAGCAGAAACTCCATCACCTGTGCCCTAAGTGCTCCTTTCCTCTCTTGGACTAAGACAGGGTCTTGCATAAAAGACCCCCAATTAGTTAATACATGCCCTAAATCATTTTTGAGCGGCTGACCAGGGCCATCACTGTTATCTGCCAGGCAGGGCTTTaagcttcctggagaaggtgattTTAGAAAAGCAAGCTGGGTTAGGAGGTTGCAAGCCCAGAGGAAACGTCAGCAGAGCTCTGACACACCAGTGCTCGTGTTTGCAGGGGCTTATACAGTGGTGGTGGGCGTGGGCTGCCAGTCAGACGCGGACATGCCACGCATTGCCTTATTTTGGGGATCCCATTGTAATGAATCCGATGAATGTGGAGGAAACAATGTCACACCTTCTCCATGTGGGTTTGGGATCTAATTAATACAGCCCATAATACAGCAAGTCTTTCTGGGGCTGGTATACACCTGCTCTATCAAGGTGTGTGTTTGCCAGGGCTCATTCTTTGCAAATCTTTGGGGAGAGGTGATGTTTCTTCAAAGAGAAGGCACAGTGAGATAAATTCCTTCTCATACTCGGGAAATTGCAATAAAGTTTCAGTAAACCCCTCCACCCTTTTCCAATCAAGGGGATCCCAATAAGTCATTTGACATGTGGTCAAACTTCTTAGTTCTTTGAAAATGCCCTGAGAAGCCCTGGCCTGCCGCCAAATGGAGAGGAGGGTGATGGAAACACCATTTCCCTGCAAATCGCCTAGCAGAATGCAAAGAGTATACTTAgttaatgcaattaaaaaaacaaaacgccGGGGCGGGTGGAGATCTAAATTTGGTGTAGCAGCTTTAGCACAAGCCCTGTTCTGGGGGCTACGGGGAGTCAAATCCAAGCAGAGCAGAGGAAGAAGTGGGAGAAATGGGAGAGGGCCGAAGACTGGCTGAAATCGGCTGAGGAGAGAGGGCAGGTTTGGAAACCTGAGAGGCGACTGGCGGCTGAAAACCGAGGAAGCGGGACGGCGCCCCGCAGCGCCCGGTGAGGATGCCCGGGGTCTCCGTGGGGACCGAGGCCAGCCGGCTTCGGAGACGGACGCGCCGGCTACAGGTCCGTCCGGGAGGGTGGCTGAGGCTGGGAATCCAGGCCTTGCGCCGCGCCAGATGCCGGCGCGCAGAGGCGGCGCTGCGGTATGTCCTGCTGCGGAGCGCCGGGAACGCTGCGGGGACGAAGAGGGACAGAAAGTGGCGGGCCCGATATTGGGCGAGTCCCAGGGAAAGACCTTCCAGGACAGGCCATTGCCTTGGTCTTGCCCCCTGCGCCCCCCTACCCCGGGCTTCTCTGCCTTGAGTTCGTTCCAAGCCCCTCTCCTGGGGGTGCTTACTCCGGCTCTAGGCGCTTGCCACCCCATCTTCCCAGTTAGCCTCGGTCCTCGCCTGGGCCCAGGGAGCTGAGCCATCCGGGTCGCACACCGGACAGGAGTGCAGAGCTGGAGGAAGGGCGAGGCGGCCCCGCGCACCTGGGAGGGGCGATGTGGCCCGGCTGGCCCGGCCTCTCGGGATGGAAGTCACCTAGTCTGCCCCATCCCCTCGGGATCCCCTCTTTGCGGGAGGACAGATCCCGGCCGAAGCTCCCGCGCACGCACTTCTGAACAAGCTCCGGGCGGTGCCGCCTCTGCGCCCGGGACTGGTCGGAGCCGCGCCCGATCGCCCCGACGCGGTGCTGGAGGTTCCGCCGCGGTCCTCCACCTGCTGGGAAAGCCGAGCAGCTCCTCCCGCCCCGGCGGCCGCCGAAGCCGGCTGCTCCGCGCCCGCCTCGCTCAGCTCTGCACGCCCCGCAACTCGCTCCCGCCCGCCCGAGTCACCTCTCCTCGCGCCCCCGCCCCTCTCCAGCTCGCTccggctccccgcccccccccaccgccccgcgCCTCCTCTGcccgccctcctccccctcccccgtccCTTCTGCCCTCCCTTCATTCCACAAGTGTCGCTTCTCTCTCTCCAGCGCACTTGGCGAGCTGGAGAGGTGAGAGGGATCCTGCGAGCGGGCGCGCGGCGGCCAGCCCGGAGCTCGCCGGCCAAGCCCGGGCGCCCACAGACCGACCCTCGGCCGCTCTCCGGCCCCCGCCTCCGCCCGGGGCCGGCCGGCCTGCCCCCGCTCTCCTCCCCCGCCCGGCGGGCGCGCTCCTCCCCGGCCGGCCCCTCGGCGCGCTGGAGGCGGACGCGGGCTGAGCCGAGCGCAGTGGCCGCCGACCCCGAGCGCCCCGCGCCGCTCCCTGCATGTGCGGCCCGCGGCGGCGCGCAGCCCCCGGCAGCAGCCTCGGCAGCTTCGGCGGCGCCTCGCGAGGCGGCTGCAGCGGCTCCAGCGGCGGCCGAGCGGCCGAGCCCGAGCTGGGAGACACGATGCGCCGCGTCCTCCGGCTGCTCCTCGGCTGCTTCCTCACCGAGCTGTGCGCTCGCGTGTGCCGGGCGCAGGAGCGAGCAGGGCACGGGCAGCTGGCGCAACTGGGCGGCGTGGTGGTGCTGGCGGGGGGCAACCGCTCCGGGGCAACCTCCGGAGAAGCCGGCGAGGGCGCGGGGGTCTCGGACGCGCCCCCGACCCGGGCGCCCACGCCGGACTTCTGCCGGGGCTACTTCGATGTCATGGGCCAGTGGGACCCGCCGTTCAACTGCAGCTCGGGCGACTTCATCTTCTGCTGCGGGACTTGTGGCTTCCGGTTCTGCTGCACGTTTAAGAAGCGGCGACTGAACCAGAGCACCTGCACCAACTACGACACGCCGCTGTGGCTCAACACCGGCAAGCCCCCTGCGCGCAAGGACGACCCCCTGCACGACCCCACCAAGGACAAGACCAACCTGATCGTCTACATCATCTGCGGGGTGGTGGCCGTCATGGTGCTCGTGGGCATCTTCACCAAGCTGGGGCTGGAGAAGGCGCACCGGCCCCAAAGGGAGCACATGTCCAGGTGGGCTGCCTCCCCTCGGCCTCCCCTCGGGGCGCCGctcccccatctctctccccacccccctttcgAGCCTATCCTCTGGGGGAGGTCACCAGGGGAGCCAACTTCGGCCCGGAGCGCGCGCGCGGGGCTGGAGTGGGGGGCGGCTGGGTTCAGCACAGGTGTGGATATGGGCGCTCGCGTGTATGTGTATTTGGGGTCTCTGAGCCCCTTTCCCTCTTGCCGCCCCCTCTCGCCGAGGATGGAGGCAGCAGGAGAGCTCCTGGTCCCGAAGTCTTGGGTTTCGGGGAGGGGGTTCTTGGCATCCCTCGGATTCCACCTGCTGGCCTCTAGGTAAACAGGGGCAGGCAGCAGCTCCAAAAGGGAAGGGggcgtgtgtgagtgtgtgagtccGCGCGCGCGCGTgctagggagggagggaaggagtgtGTGTGCCGCCTGCAACTCGTACGACTTGCGAAAATGAGGCGAGGGAGGCGGAGAGTGAGGGGAGGGCGAGAACAAAAGCCTCGCTTGGAGCGGCCGCCTCGCTTTCCCGGAGCGGCGAGAGTCCGGGAATCGGGACCTCGGGTGCTGACGCCCCTTTGGGCCCTTCGCTCCTTTCTCCTgccacccccactccctgccccggGCAGCGGCCTGCGCCGCGTGCTGCGCTCCTGGCCCGGCTGGTGGGGAATCGGGGGGCCCGAGGCCCCTCTCCGCGAGCCCTCACCTCCGCTTCCCCCGAGGCACCCTGATTTCGTCAACTTTTCCCTCTGCCTCATTCATTATGCAAGTCCTAGCTCGGGCAAGTCGCAGCAGATGGGAGAAGGCATTTGGGGATTAATGGAGCTATTtgccttttgcttttttttttaagtgcctaAATTGATTCGCTCAACCCAGTAACTTTGGAGGCGGAGGACGCCGCGGCGAGGACGCAGCCGGGACCCCGGGAGAGGCCTGGGGTTGGTGCGAGGTCCGGGCGGGCGGGGTTCAAGGAGCGCCCCGCGGCCTGCCAAGagccgggggctgggggcggggcgtgGGGGGCCAAGCCTTTTCTGGCCCCCTTCCTAGGCTGGGCCACTGAAGTCGCCTTGGGTGCCTTCCCCTCCCCAACCTCCACCCCCTCTCCAAACACCTCCTCCGGGGGCCTGTGCGCGCGAGTGTGCACGCGCTCCGTGCGCCTGCCTAAAAATTCTGAACAAAGAGACCCACCAAAAATAGGCGAAGGAACATCACCACCTCACtagtaattattttctatttatacGCAGAGGGTATTCGatgaaatttttttcctccaGAGCGGAGGGAAGGGGCGTAGAGGTGAGGAAGTCCCCCTCCCTTGGGTCAGCAGGGAGGTGTGGACGATGCAGAGGCCGTGAGGCCAAGGGCTCCTCAGAGACAGCAGTAGGCTGCCAGGGGACTCTAGAAAGCCTGATCCACTAAAAAGGCCCGAAGGACAAAAGCGCTGGCCCAGGCCCCCTCCTGCAACCTCAAGGTGTCCTGTGACCAAGTccatggggaggggaggaggtcaCTTCCCAACACAGCCCTGTCCAGACCTACTGATTTCCCGGTGTGTGTTGAGGTGAGGGTGTGACATGCAGGCAGGGAGGCTGCAGCTGGTGCCACCCTGGTAGGAACAGACTCAGGGACCGGTAGACCCCCTTGCTCCAACTTCAGCAGAGCCCTTTCCTTGGCAAACCAGCTCTTAAAGGAGCCCTGTCCAGTGactggggggaaggagagggaaggggaactAACCTTGGGAGAAAGGGAGAGTCTGCCTCAGGCCTCCTTTGATCTGGGTGTCCTGGTGAGTGAGACTGCATTTCAGGCAGGTACCTAAGGACTGGCAAGGGGCcccaccctccctgccctgcctcctTGCAGCTCTCTTGGGGTCCAACATCACTCCTGCTATGGAGGGTGCAGCCAGGTTTTTCTAGAGGTCCCAGGGTGGGTCTGCTCGCAAGTGGGATCTAGGGTTACGCATTCCTGGGGAAGCGGGGCCTCAACCCAGCCTTTCCCTGAAGAGAGCCTGGGAATTCCAGAATGGAGTGGAAGTGCCTGTTCCTGAGGAGGaaaaattgttgatttttttgCTGCTGGCTTTTAAGGGTATTTTTCAAACCTGACTGCTGTTTAGAAGAACTCGTAAAAAGTATCCCTGCTGAGGCCCCACTCTAGACTAAGTCAGAATCTCTAGAGGTGGGGCCTGAGCATCTGTAGTTTCAAAAAGCCCCACAGGTGACTCCAGGAGTCCACTAACCACCACTAAGGAGAAGGAGCTGACATTTTATTGAATACATGTGTGCTAGGCACCGTCCTAGGGGTGTGTGTGTAACATTCTCCCATTTTGTTCTCACAACTGCCCTAAGAGACAAGCGctattttattcccatttttcagacAAGGAAATCATGGCTCAAGGTGGGAgactttgcccaaggtcacagtgtTAGAAAACTGTGCAGTTCCAAGTCTCCTGCTTTCACCTGGGTCTGGGGCAAACATTTTCTGACTGAGCATCAGAATCTGGAGGAGCTTGCAAAAATGCAGATCCTCGGGTTCCATCCAGAGTTCTGAATCACTCACTAGGTCTTGCTTGGGCCCCAGAAATCGGCATTTGACCACCTCCCTAAAGGGCTCTGATATAAAGAGGTCTGTGCTTTGGGAAAGACTGGTCTTggattggggaatatttttttCAGAGCTGGGGGAATGGATGACTTTATTCAAGACAAAGGAGCGAGACCCACGagacttttatttgcattttgttgctcattttctgtgtgtgtgaaaTCTGATGTGTATTTCTGTGGTCCTGGGGCTGCTGCAGGTCCCCTCCAAATGTATCACCCACTCCTTGTGCAGTTAATCGTCTGGAGTCCCAACCAAGGCCATTGGCTCATTAGACTTTGCATGGTGGTGCTAAGGGGTTGGGGGGGGCGGCTGGCCAAGCCTGGCATCAGAGGGGCTGCTATAAGGTGGCAGCCCTCTTAATTTGTTTTGTCAGGAGTTGGGAGGGACATTGAGATGGGGTTAGTTCTCACCCCACCTGAAAGCACCTTCCCTTCACGGACTTACAGcatgttgctgctgctgctttgcAAACTTGGTGACCAAGCGTACGTGTGTTTTCCCAGCGGAGGTCTCAGAGCTGTCACTTTGCCCTCTCAGAGTCCCAGGCATATCGCCTGCTTCCTTCTGGGCTGATTAGGACTGAGACAAGGAGAAAGACAACAATTCAGAGTGACCCCAGGGGTTGGCACGTGATGCCGTGAGAACTGGGCGCTCGCTGGCTCACTCGTTCAGGGCCCTGACCCCACGTCCAACACGTACCGAACCCGCTGGTGTGTTCCATTTGTTCTGCAAAGCGTTTCTATTTATGTGtcagttcttttcttcttttcagttttccttgactttttattatgaaaaaatttaaacaaaaacttGAAGGATTATTTAAATGAACTCCTGTATATCCTTTATCTAGAGCAGGCTTGGCACTGCTGACATTTGGGGCTGGGTAGTCCCTTGTCATATGGGCCATACTGTGCAGTGTAGAATCTTTGGCAGCATCCCCGGCCTCTACTCACTAGATGCCAGGAGCACCCTCCCCCCcagttataataataaaaaaagtctCCAGACATTGACAAATGTCCTCAAAGTGGCAAAATCATCCCTCAGTTGAGAATCACTGATCTAGATTTAACAATGATTAGTATTTTGTCGTATTTGCTTTGTTGCTCTCTCCATATACCCAtatatttacttcttttcttttctttctttctttctttttttttttttccaaagcattTGAAAATATGTTGCAGACATGACACTTCATCCCTAAATACTTCAGCATGGatctcctaagaacaaggacacaATTCCATTCTCACACCCAAGAAAATGAGCACAAATTCCATACCATCATCAAATGGCCAATCATATTCGAATTTCCCAGTTGTCCCCAAAATGTCTTTTATAGCTTGATTTGTCAAATCCGGATCCAATCAAGGTTCATTACATTTGGGTGTTAAGAATCTTTAGTATCTATTCTGCACAGTATTTTAAAACCAGCTTAGGATCAATTGGCAACATTTACCAACTGTGAGATTTCCCACAGAAGTCCAGATTTCTGATTTCTCTTGGAAAATCAGTAGGTCTGACTACTCTGAAACTGCATTTTGACACGGCAACGATTGGTTGCCGCTAGGTCACGGCTGGACTTAAGAAGCTCTTTGGCTCATGCCACGCACCAGCCTAGCTGATTCTAGAGAGGTGGTCAAGGATGGGCTGATCTTAACAGTTTGGACTCCAGTTAGGTGTCCTGTGTTTCagtcctggctccaccacttaatagctgtgtgactttgggaacATTGCTTCACCTCTCTGAATCTCGCATCCTCTTCTGGAAAGGGAATGTTGTAGGCTTGTGGTGAGCATTCAGTGAGACCAGTCTTGCATTGCTCTTAGCGCAGATCCTGCCACCTTGAGACTGCCCAGCAACTCTTACCCTTTATCGCCATCCTTGTTGTTTGACTCGCTTTCCCTGGCCTCCTGAAGGCGGCGATGCTGTGGTCTGGGTGTGGTGCCAGCTCTCGGTCTGCTAGGCTGTGATCTGTTCAGCCGCACAGCATCGATAAGTCTCCTAACCTCGCTGGACTTTAATTTTAGCAGGAGGTGGCAGGTGGGATAGGAGGGAAGGTCCCCGTGTGACTACATGCAATGCATCGCCAGGGGTTGCACTAGGTGATGTTGAAGGATCCCTGCTCGCTTTGCTCTTCTGCCCTGAGCTGACGCGTGAGGTCTCGTTTGATTTCACCAGCCCTCCTGCTGACCTGGGGTAGGCTCGGGATGATCTGCCACTCTCGGAGGCACAAGTGGCTTTCTGAGAGGATGGACAAGCACCTGGTGAGCGGAGGAGTCAGACTTCAAACCCAGACAGCCTGAGGCCGGAGCCCCGTTTCCTCGACCATTGTGCCACACTGCCCTTGAGCCCAAGCGAGCAGGACTGCCGCTCTCCTTCGTTCACGCAGAAGTGCTTGCTGCCTTGCAAATGACAGCGTGTGCATCGGGGCCAGTTCCAGAGCCACAGGAAGATCAAGACTAGGAATGTTTTCCGCATCTGCCCCTGGCAGGGCCAGACCTCTTGGTAGAGGCGTCGATGCTAAATGACCTTGGGGGCAGAAACACGTGTTTGAAGCTCTCTAGCCTTGAAGCCGGGACGGAACACATGTCATTATTTTGCCAACCTTCAAACAGAATCAAAAATCCAAATGACGAATTACATAGCACCATGTCCTGTGTATGTTTTTCAAACACGCTCCAGAAGAGCTGGAGTCCCTTGCAAAGAAATGGCATCAAGTGATAAAcgccc
Above is a window of Dasypus novemcinctus isolate mDasNov1 chromosome 23, mDasNov1.1.hap2, whole genome shotgun sequence DNA encoding:
- the SHISA9 gene encoding protein shisa-9 isoform X2, with product MCGPRRRAAPGSSLGSFGGASRGGCSGSSGGRAAEPELGDTMRRVLRLLLGCFLTELCARVCRAQERAGHGQLAQLGGVVVLAGGNRSGATSGEAGEGAGVSDAPPTRAPTPDFCRGYFDVMGQWDPPFNCSSGDFIFCCGTCGFRFCCTFKKRRLNQSTCTNYDTPLWLNTGKPPARKDDPLHDPTKDKTNLIVYIICGVVAVMVLVGIFTKLGLEKAHRPQREHMSRALADVMRPQGHCNADHMERDLNIVVHVQHYENMDTRTPINNLHPTQMNNAVPTSPLLQQMGHPHSYPNLGQISNPYEQQPPGKELNKYASLKAVADKVSDDFYSKRRHLAELAAKGNLPLHPVRVEDEPRAFSPEHGPAKQNGQKSRTNKMPPHPLAYNSTANFKTWDPSDQSLRRQAYGNKGKLGTAESGSSDPLGTRTQHYPPPQPYFITNSKTEVTV